From a single Populus nigra chromosome 18, ddPopNigr1.1, whole genome shotgun sequence genomic region:
- the LOC133678088 gene encoding bidirectional sugar transporter SWEET10-like — protein sequence MALHLTWVFGFGLLGNIISCLACLSPLPTFYQICKKKTSEGFQSIPYVIALFSAMLWLFYTIFKKDTILLITINSFAFFMAIGYIVVYLFYATKKDKILTFKLLLLFNVFGFGLVCVLTLFLTQGHKRVQVLGWICMIFSICVFVAPLFIARKVIKTKSVEFMPFSLSFFLTLSALMWFFYGYLKKDQFVAIPNILGFILGLLQMLLYMIYRNPKKVVEVEPKLQLEISEHVVDLEKLGPTICSEITIVIPKLNDNGNGFVEDQNAKRQAMEIMKAIDVVNKL from the exons ATGGCCTTGCACTTGACATGGGTGTTCGGTTTTGGTCTTTTAG GAAACATCATCTCTTGTTTGGCCTGCCTTTCTCCTCT GCCaacattttatcaaatttgcaAGAAGAAGACAAGCGAAGGGTTCCAATCTATCCCTTATGTGATTGCACTATTTAGTGCTATGCTTTGGCTCTTCTATACGATTTTCAAGAAGGATACCATCCTTCTAATCACCATCAATTCTTTTGCCTTTTTTATGGCGATAGGTTACATTGTTGTGTACCTTTTTTATGCCACGAAGAAGGATAAA ATTCTGACTTTCAAACTTCTCCTGCTGTTCAATGTTTTTGGGTTCGGTCTCGTCTGTGTACTGACTCTCTTCCTAACACAAGGCCACAAACGTGTCCAAGTTCTTGGATGGATTTGCATGATATTTTCTATATGCGTTTTTGTTGCACCTCTTTTCATTGCA AGAAAAGTTATAAAAACAAAGAGCGTGGAGTTCATGCCTTTCTCTTTGTCATTTTTCTTAACTTTGAGTGCACTCATGTGGTTCTTCTATGGCTATCTAAAGAAAGATCAATTTGTTGCT ATTCCAAACATACTGGGCTTTATCCTCGGTCTTCTCCAGATGCTACTTTATATGATCTATAGGAACCCCAAGAAAGTTGTGGAGGTGGAGCCTAAACTTCAATTAGAAATATCTGAACATGTCGTGGACCTTGAAAAGTTGGGTCCAACAATCTGCTCCGAGATAACTATAGTGATTCCAAAGCTGAATGATAATGGAAACGGATTTgttgaagatcaaaatgcaAAGAGACAGGCCATGGAAATCATGAAAGCCATAGATGTCGTAAACAAACTTTAG